One Thermococcus eurythermalis DNA segment encodes these proteins:
- a CDS encoding ATP-binding protein — protein sequence MSVDLSGPLMSAFRKAKREFEDAIKKGDKETARKKALECSRILKQLSKYDEFNRESYLQKSKKWKAIAKDIEAGRYGVRQKHRPMKEGGNGRNEDGVEEEDKFKQYVENLIVKSKVRWSDIGGLEDVKMLMMETIVISALQRPESIQPWKGILLFGPPGTGKTLLASAAAGSLNATFFSVKASNVLSKYFGESTKIISALYEVARERAPSIVFLDEIDALTTKRSGDQSEASRRMLATLLTELDGFQDKKSDLLVLTLAATNTPWDLDEAVLSRFPRRIYIPLPDKRATKEIIKINTRGLDISRLDLDAIAEESVRRLYSGRDIKNLCQEAIWNMIREENRDLHKLAELPFQELRKRSLKTRPLEMRDFEAAFKRIKSPLTRKDIERYEKWAEEFGG from the coding sequence ATGTCCGTCGACCTTTCCGGCCCCCTGATGTCCGCCTTTAGAAAGGCCAAGAGGGAGTTTGAGGATGCCATAAAGAAGGGGGATAAGGAAACCGCCAGAAAGAAAGCCCTCGAATGCTCACGCATACTGAAACAGCTCTCAAAGTATGATGAGTTCAACCGCGAGAGCTACCTTCAAAAGTCCAAAAAGTGGAAAGCCATAGCCAAGGACATTGAGGCTGGTCGCTACGGAGTGAGACAGAAGCACCGGCCGATGAAGGAGGGCGGAAACGGAAGAAACGAAGATGGTGTCGAGGAGGAAGACAAGTTTAAACAGTACGTTGAGAACCTTATAGTGAAGTCAAAAGTCAGGTGGAGTGACATAGGCGGCCTGGAAGACGTAAAGATGCTGATGATGGAAACGATAGTAATCTCCGCTCTGCAGAGGCCAGAATCAATCCAGCCCTGGAAGGGCATCCTCCTCTTTGGTCCTCCGGGAACGGGTAAGACCCTCCTGGCGAGTGCCGCCGCCGGCAGTTTGAACGCGACTTTCTTCAGCGTCAAAGCCAGCAACGTGCTGAGCAAGTACTTCGGCGAGTCCACCAAGATAATCTCGGCCCTCTATGAGGTGGCGAGGGAGAGGGCTCCGAGCATAGTGTTCCTGGACGAGATAGACGCGCTGACGACGAAGCGCTCCGGAGACCAGAGTGAGGCGAGCAGGAGAATGCTTGCAACACTCCTCACCGAGCTTGACGGCTTTCAGGACAAGAAGAGCGACCTGCTCGTTTTAACGCTTGCCGCCACTAACACGCCATGGGATCTGGACGAGGCCGTTCTCTCGCGCTTCCCGCGCAGAATTTACATCCCACTGCCTGACAAGAGGGCCACAAAGGAGATTATCAAGATAAACACGCGCGGGCTCGACATAAGCAGACTTGACCTTGACGCCATAGCGGAGGAGAGCGTCAGGAGGCTGTACTCAGGCAGGGACATCAAAAACCTCTGCCAGGAGGCAATATGGAACATGATAAGGGAAGAGAACAGAGACCTGCACAAGCTCGCTGAGCTCCCGTTCCAAGAGCTCAGGAAGCGCTCCCTTAAAACCAGACCGCTTGAGATGAGGGACTTTGAGGCCGCTTTCAAGAGGATTAAGAGCCCGCTGACGAGGAAGGACATCGAGCGCTATGAAAAGTGGGCGGAGGAGTTCGGGGGATAA
- a CDS encoding PP2C family protein-serine/threonine phosphatase, giving the protein MKAWEFSFPPQEHHAGKLSDAAVLDGFIYAIGVETYVSTFETVHLGQWVGNTTLFKIGSDGTPLAKYTILGGFCDEETWPSYGVESFGDEVIVSGMSCVPRFKNMTSWVMALDGDGDYRWGTSLPGYITHVKVWNGSVVVAIAYGTEAMRKPVILWMDPKSGRIERAYSLPQNHVILTFEIDENGEVIAAGYDEHMLSWAGIIYPNGTVRLWETGLEAWDGPSVWAVGNRSNFLIAVGWSNGTYLINPITGDSSFVEDVYPYYFALMNGSPVMATYYRINESILVRLNWNGSVGGTHFLGNFTVQFVSDGLMGGHKGWHYYLAPFRLGRETSLSLGTLPVEAKIVERTYSLEPINVSVESFEPVIITENLNGRLKDMNNSTPSNLTAVLPGANLTENCTTTAPSLGRNSRATLVRNVSLESSTGTPTQAPVGDGSSHLPLVLGFLLVVAVGVAYLYLSRDKGGGGIEMRTQTGEITKVKAGRAFGISHVGARNNNEDNFLIMKLPDAYLLAVADGLGGHNAGEVASRMAVETLREVFSGEYQKGMSDDEVRELLKKTHRLAHNRIKENAVGEREGMGTTLVSALVRGGKAIIANTGDSRAYLIRDGRIVERTKDHSLVQEMVDRGEITPEEAKRHPLKNIITKALGIDFGVDTYEWELGQGDVLLLSSDGLHDYVDEERIVEIASTGKTAEEIATKLVGEALPVTKDNVTVVVLVMEK; this is encoded by the coding sequence GTGAAAGCCTGGGAGTTCAGTTTCCCTCCTCAGGAGCACCACGCAGGGAAGCTCAGCGACGCTGCAGTGCTCGATGGGTTCATATACGCAATCGGCGTTGAGACTTACGTAAGCACCTTTGAAACGGTCCATTTAGGCCAATGGGTCGGCAACACCACCCTCTTCAAGATAGGTTCGGATGGGACTCCGCTGGCAAAATACACGATTCTCGGTGGGTTCTGTGACGAGGAAACCTGGCCGAGCTACGGAGTTGAGTCATTCGGCGATGAGGTAATCGTGTCCGGGATGTCATGCGTTCCGAGGTTTAAGAACATGACCTCATGGGTTATGGCCCTCGACGGGGATGGAGATTACAGATGGGGAACCTCACTTCCTGGCTACATAACCCATGTAAAAGTTTGGAACGGCTCCGTTGTGGTTGCGATTGCCTACGGGACGGAAGCAATGCGGAAACCCGTAATCCTGTGGATGGACCCTAAAAGCGGGAGAATCGAGAGGGCGTACTCACTTCCCCAGAATCACGTGATACTCACGTTCGAGATAGATGAAAACGGGGAGGTAATTGCCGCTGGTTACGACGAGCACATGCTCTCTTGGGCCGGAATAATCTACCCGAACGGCACGGTTAGGTTGTGGGAAACCGGCCTGGAGGCGTGGGACGGCCCCTCAGTGTGGGCCGTTGGAAACAGAAGTAATTTCCTAATCGCCGTTGGGTGGAGCAACGGAACGTACCTCATCAACCCGATAACCGGCGATTCGTCCTTTGTGGAGGATGTTTACCCCTATTATTTTGCCCTGATGAACGGCAGTCCCGTTATGGCCACCTACTACAGAATCAACGAATCCATTCTCGTCAGGCTGAACTGGAATGGGAGCGTTGGTGGAACGCACTTCCTGGGGAACTTCACAGTTCAGTTCGTGAGCGATGGACTGATGGGAGGGCATAAGGGATGGCATTACTACCTGGCCCCGTTCCGGCTTGGACGTGAGACCTCTTTGAGCTTGGGAACCCTGCCCGTCGAAGCTAAAATCGTGGAGAGAACGTACTCCCTTGAGCCCATCAATGTGAGTGTCGAGTCCTTTGAGCCGGTAATAATAACGGAGAACCTGAACGGACGGCTGAAAGATATGAATAATTCAACGCCCTCCAACCTGACCGCCGTTTTACCCGGTGCTAATCTCACTGAAAACTGCACAACCACCGCCCCCTCGTTGGGCCGCAACTCAAGGGCGACGCTCGTTCGTAACGTATCCCTTGAATCGTCCACCGGAACGCCAACTCAAGCCCCTGTTGGGGATGGCTCCTCACATCTGCCGTTGGTTCTCGGGTTTCTACTCGTTGTGGCCGTTGGCGTGGCCTATCTCTACCTGAGCAGAGACAAAGGTGGAGGTGGAATCGAGATGAGAACCCAAACGGGGGAGATAACCAAGGTAAAAGCCGGTAGAGCTTTCGGGATAAGCCACGTTGGGGCTAGGAACAACAACGAGGACAACTTCCTAATCATGAAGCTTCCCGATGCGTACCTCCTTGCGGTGGCCGATGGCCTTGGTGGCCACAACGCCGGTGAGGTTGCGTCTCGTATGGCCGTTGAAACCCTCAGGGAAGTCTTTAGCGGGGAATACCAGAAGGGGATGAGCGACGATGAAGTTAGGGAGCTCCTGAAGAAAACCCACAGGCTCGCCCACAACCGGATAAAGGAGAACGCCGTCGGCGAAAGGGAGGGAATGGGGACTACCCTTGTTTCCGCCCTCGTGAGGGGCGGAAAGGCGATAATAGCGAACACAGGCGACAGTAGGGCTTACCTAATAAGGGACGGAAGAATCGTCGAGAGAACCAAAGACCACTCCCTCGTCCAGGAGATGGTTGACAGGGGCGAGATAACCCCTGAGGAAGCCAAGAGGCATCCATTAAAGAACATAATCACAAAGGCGCTGGGTATTGACTTTGGAGTTGACACCTACGAGTGGGAGCTCGGGCAGGGAGACGTTCTTCTTCTCAGTAGTGATGGACTGCACGATTACGTGGACGAAGAAAGAATAGTGGAGATAGCCTCAACCGGAAAAACAGCGGAGGAAATAGCCACGAAGCTCGTTGGGGAGGCACTACCGGTTACAAAGGATAACGTGACGGTTGTCGTGTTGGTGATGGAGAAATGA
- a CDS encoding SNF7 family protein: protein MTILSRFFGRKNPLDIPLSKLRESQIKLEYQIERIEKELVSTDQEIARLFEQARRARSKSEELTIATKIKTLNQRKKNLQKTHVQLNKQLMLISNLVIIKENEAFLKGTPTWNLLKNMSPEELERHLTEMQLDAQNFNENLNQMLGMTDQTIGTGVDFEEDEELAEIMKTIHAVKEGELEPEVAAEKVAGEKHEKKKEDWLEEL, encoded by the coding sequence ATGACAATTCTCTCCCGCTTTTTTGGAAGGAAGAACCCCCTTGACATCCCCCTCTCGAAGCTCAGGGAGAGCCAGATAAAGCTGGAATATCAAATTGAGAGGATAGAAAAGGAATTAGTTTCCACAGATCAGGAAATAGCGAGACTCTTTGAGCAGGCAAGGAGAGCCAGAAGCAAGAGCGAGGAGCTCACGATAGCCACCAAGATAAAGACCCTCAACCAGCGCAAGAAGAACCTCCAAAAGACCCACGTGCAGCTCAACAAGCAGCTTATGCTCATAAGCAACCTCGTGATAATCAAGGAGAATGAGGCTTTTCTGAAAGGGACACCGACATGGAACCTTCTCAAGAATATGTCGCCGGAGGAGCTTGAAAGGCACCTCACGGAGATGCAGCTTGACGCTCAGAACTTCAACGAGAACCTCAACCAGATGCTTGGCATGACTGACCAGACAATCGGTACTGGTGTGGACTTTGAGGAAGATGAGGAGCTGGCGGAGATTATGAAGACAATACACGCGGTCAAGGAGGGCGAGCTTGAGCCGGAGGTCGCTGCTGAGAAGGTGGCAGGGGAGAAACACGAGAAGAAAAAGGAGGACTGGCTGGAGGAGCTGTGA
- a CDS encoding serine/threonine-protein kinase, whose protein sequence is MNKYEPLEFLGEGGFAKVFKVKRKSDGKIIALKVSRLDEKAKRFFLKEVQAWRLLNHKNIVKLYNAYDEPLPHLEIEFVDGIQLDGETIRDLGKYPKPANEETALKLVRGIAEGLKHAHSKQVYHRDLKPQNVLITSDLTPKITDWGLAKVGAVSTTATTTKGLTLLYATPEQLDDETYGHTDQRTDIYQLGLIFYELLTGKLPYQGTSPAVVMAKVINPAVKPKPPSHFNKALAKYDGIFEKLLAKRKEDRYQSVEEFLRDLGLVKKLEEEKKALGKEIEKTKTTMSITTDSKELKKLMSQLVEQLSRNALLHAQLNDKAGLINALEDLKAFSKEHREELESAIRQFKLMMRESVPISKSTLDELRVLLHRVEKEAEG, encoded by the coding sequence TTGAATAAGTACGAGCCCTTAGAATTCCTCGGTGAGGGCGGTTTCGCCAAGGTCTTCAAAGTCAAGAGAAAATCCGACGGAAAAATCATAGCCCTCAAGGTCTCCAGACTGGATGAAAAGGCGAAGAGGTTCTTTCTCAAGGAGGTCCAGGCCTGGCGCCTGCTCAATCATAAAAACATTGTCAAGCTCTACAACGCCTACGACGAGCCATTACCGCACCTCGAAATCGAGTTCGTGGACGGAATCCAGCTCGACGGTGAAACCATCAGGGACCTCGGTAAATACCCGAAGCCAGCCAACGAGGAGACCGCCCTAAAGCTTGTTAGGGGCATCGCCGAGGGTCTTAAGCACGCCCACAGCAAGCAGGTCTACCACCGCGACCTTAAGCCACAAAACGTTCTTATTACCTCAGACCTAACGCCCAAGATAACCGACTGGGGTTTAGCGAAGGTTGGAGCCGTCTCAACTACTGCCACCACAACCAAGGGATTAACTCTGCTTTACGCTACTCCTGAACAGCTTGATGATGAAACTTACGGCCACACCGACCAGAGGACGGACATCTACCAGCTCGGCCTCATCTTCTACGAACTTCTAACGGGCAAACTCCCATATCAGGGGACTTCACCGGCGGTTGTGATGGCTAAGGTGATCAACCCCGCCGTGAAGCCAAAGCCGCCGAGCCACTTCAACAAGGCTTTGGCAAAATACGACGGCATCTTTGAGAAGCTTCTCGCGAAGAGGAAGGAAGACCGCTACCAGAGTGTCGAGGAGTTCCTCAGGGATTTAGGACTGGTGAAGAAGCTCGAAGAGGAGAAAAAGGCCCTTGGGAAGGAGATAGAGAAGACAAAGACTACGATGAGTATAACCACCGACAGCAAGGAGCTCAAGAAGCTCATGAGCCAGCTCGTGGAACAGCTGAGCAGGAACGCCCTTCTCCACGCCCAGCTAAACGACAAGGCCGGACTCATCAATGCACTGGAGGATCTGAAGGCCTTCTCTAAGGAGCACAGGGAGGAGCTAGAGAGCGCAATACGGCAGTTCAAGCTCATGATGCGCGAGAGCGTGCCGATAAGCAAGTCCACGCTGGACGAGCTTAGGGTTCTCCTCCACAGGGTGGAGAAGGAGGCCGAGGGATGA
- a CDS encoding serine/threonine-protein kinase, translated as MIDLDKLVAKINWSFNRWKGFDWEAFRRRHESGFEFVRRTGYAHEWWNFYEKFSRDNYYGSIITRPQKFGRGFVFFISRNPLDGKWYFVGFYSDAVMPPDYVSTGVPMRDLLPEVVVKDIETLVKSSNWKDRHLAYLSRVLSGEEYRTVFVAPKECSASFLPEAYIEVHPEDIGVGRVEGQWKITYKITRSQIERLLTETKRRHEAIGSEEAKEIVRRIDRALAKLRVLGPKGEEKKKRETQIKTISDVSTVPMSFPEELLESYEPVEFLGEGGFAKVFRARRKDDGTIVAIKIPHIDRKTSALFIKEVAAWYNLNHENIVRLYKADILPRPYLEMELVEGAEVNGKLIRNLDEYPKPVDEKTALSIVRGIAKGLAHAHSKGIYHLDLKPLNILLKANLTPKITDWGLAKISARSSLSRHYGYSPLYAAPEQLDEETFGTPDHRTDIYQLGLIFYELLTGKSPYEATSPASLFGKILQAKPMPPSRVNPALAKYDGIFERLLAKQKEERYQSVDEFIEALDSLEELNNELDELKRTKETLKRSRSGKEIQRLRREIIEKTAEIAVLRARLNDKAGLLNALEDLKFYTWKNLDDLLNAIAQVEMLLEEGIPVGNDLIERLTVLLHRIQRENDVF; from the coding sequence GTGATTGACTTGGACAAACTCGTTGCCAAGATAAACTGGTCTTTTAACCGCTGGAAGGGTTTTGACTGGGAGGCGTTTAGGAGAAGGCATGAATCCGGGTTTGAATTTGTCAGAAGGACAGGATATGCCCATGAATGGTGGAATTTCTACGAAAAATTTTCGCGGGATAATTATTACGGTTCCATCATCACGAGGCCTCAAAAGTTCGGCAGAGGGTTTGTGTTTTTCATAAGCAGAAATCCCTTAGATGGCAAATGGTATTTTGTTGGATTTTACAGCGACGCGGTAATGCCTCCTGATTACGTTTCCACGGGGGTACCCATGAGGGACCTTCTTCCAGAGGTCGTCGTAAAAGACATTGAAACACTAGTTAAATCCTCCAACTGGAAGGATAGACACCTGGCCTATTTATCGCGGGTACTTTCTGGAGAGGAATATCGCACAGTGTTTGTTGCTCCAAAGGAGTGTTCTGCCTCCTTCTTGCCCGAAGCCTATATCGAAGTGCACCCCGAGGACATAGGCGTTGGACGGGTCGAGGGTCAGTGGAAGATAACGTACAAAATAACAAGAAGCCAAATTGAAAGGCTATTAACTGAAACGAAGAGGAGACACGAAGCAATTGGCAGCGAGGAAGCAAAAGAAATAGTGCGGAGAATAGACAGGGCATTGGCGAAGCTAAGGGTTCTTGGCCCAAAAGGTGAAGAGAAAAAGAAGAGAGAAACCCAGATAAAAACCATTTCAGACGTCTCCACTGTGCCCATGAGCTTTCCAGAAGAATTGCTCGAGAGCTATGAACCAGTCGAGTTTCTTGGCGAAGGTGGCTTCGCAAAGGTCTTCAGGGCCAGAAGAAAGGACGACGGCACCATCGTTGCCATCAAAATACCGCACATTGACAGGAAAACGAGCGCACTCTTCATCAAGGAGGTCGCCGCCTGGTACAATCTCAACCACGAGAACATAGTCAGGCTTTACAAAGCTGATATCCTGCCCAGGCCATACCTGGAGATGGAGCTCGTTGAGGGTGCTGAAGTAAATGGAAAGCTCATTAGAAATCTCGACGAGTATCCAAAGCCTGTTGATGAAAAAACCGCTTTAAGTATTGTTAGAGGTATCGCCAAGGGTTTAGCCCATGCCCACTCAAAGGGAATTTACCACCTTGACCTCAAGCCTCTGAATATTCTTCTCAAGGCCAACTTGACTCCGAAGATAACCGACTGGGGCCTGGCGAAGATAAGCGCTAGGAGCTCGCTGAGCAGGCACTACGGCTACTCGCCGCTCTATGCGGCCCCAGAACAGCTCGACGAGGAAACATTTGGGACTCCCGACCACCGGACAGACATCTACCAGCTTGGCCTAATCTTCTACGAGCTCCTGACCGGTAAGTCCCCGTATGAAGCAACGTCCCCGGCTTCCCTCTTCGGGAAAATCCTCCAAGCAAAACCAATGCCTCCCTCAAGGGTTAATCCAGCCCTTGCCAAGTACGACGGTATTTTCGAGAGGCTTCTGGCAAAGCAAAAGGAGGAGCGTTACCAGAGTGTAGATGAGTTCATAGAAGCACTGGACTCCCTTGAAGAGCTGAACAACGAACTCGATGAGTTAAAGAGAACAAAGGAAACCCTCAAGCGGAGCCGCTCTGGAAAGGAAATACAGAGGCTCCGGAGAGAGATAATCGAAAAAACCGCCGAAATAGCGGTTCTAAGGGCCAGGCTTAACGATAAGGCAGGGTTGCTGAATGCTTTGGAAGACTTGAAGTTCTACACGTGGAAGAACCTTGACGACCTGCTCAATGCCATCGCCCAGGTGGAGATGCTGCTGGAGGAAGGAATTCCTGTTGGCAATGACCTAATTGAACGGCTTACAGTCTTACTGCATAGGATTCAGAGAGAAAATGATGTATTTTAG